The Gossypium hirsutum isolate 1008001.06 chromosome A13, Gossypium_hirsutum_v2.1, whole genome shotgun sequence nucleotide sequence actaagataattataaaataggagttaattatacaatatctaaataataataacaaaataaaagtaatataatagtaaaatgtagTAAGACAACATCAAAACAATAGTGAAAAGAATTAGACAAAATTAGATCGGATTAGGCTCGAGCCGAAAAAGATTAACTAGTCTCAATCCGTttagaaaatgaattttatttttttttgtctgaGTTTACTTTTTGAAAAAATTCTTCTTACTTTTTAGTTAAATCTTTAAATCTAGATGAGTAATTTGATGCATAATTAAATTTAGCGCAGTTATATTTGTGAAGATTAGATTTGTTGATAGCGAAATTGACCACTTCTATGCTTAAAAATTTCTTTTCCACATGTAATAATTATAGGTagactataaaaaaaaaacaccactCTTATTGTAGGTCACAATAATTGCAGCCAACATGGTGGGGATACctgataaagaaaaaaaaggcagATTATGAAAGCTGAAACTGCCattttgaaaatatatagttAAACAATGGGCGTGGGACATATTATACGTACCTTTTCAGTctgtctttattttaatataattaattttcaagttatttgGATGTTAGATAAttatattaaatcttaattaaatttgaagttgaataaaattaattttttaaatagaaaataattttttttatattgcttttttttatcaataaaattcaaattcaagactatatttaaaagaaatcacACTCTTTACTGTTGAACCTAATAAAGGttggttttttaaaataaaagttttaatagTACAAACCTTCTCATGTTTTACCTCTAATGAAAGAAGCATTAATAAAAAGCAAATTACTTACTTAAATaatgtatttataattatttataaaaaataatagtttttaatgGCAATATAAAATGATCGCAaagcaataataaataaaaatgaaacactaagattttacgtggaaatctttttagaaaaattttatgggtagagaaaaagaaaattcactaatgttggaAATCggatgatacaagaggagtttcgactacatctatttaaaggctaaaaaattttaattttaatcaatatgaAATAGAAGAAGTATATTTTTATACGGATTCTACTTCAGCCCTCGGCCTTAAGCCATACATAGATTCCTTAATTTTgtcactatattttattttaatagagaTTCcaatcacacaactctaacaatataaattaaacaatattttaataaatttaacacctAATTATCATTATTCATAGCAATTTTTGGAATCCCAAGGTAATCTTTTGGTGGCAGTTTGGGGTTTCCAAATAGCATGATAAAATCTTACAACTTTAAGTGTATTTAATCATAACGAGCGAGATCTTGCAATTCTAGGTGCATCTAATTATAACgagttttagataaaattattgtttttatgaCCCTATCGTTGTTTTAAGTTATTCTACAATTTAAGTGGATCCTATATGATCAAATGTTTTGTTCTCAACTTGAGAATGATGACGAAAGAAGGTCTTTAGAGGATTATGCATTAACTATCACTAATTTTGTTCCTTCATATATAGATATATTAGCTCTTTTGAaactttcaactaattttgtactatcaaatattacaTTAATATTGGTTTATTTCAGTGTCAATTAAGATAAATACTTTCCACTTGTAAGGATAATATTTATTGTTATATTATCAACGAGACATATAAGAGGtgctaaaaaaaatatttgaacatACAAGAGTTACGTGGCCAATGATTTTTCATAtcacattattaaaataaattatctctatCAAAACTCAACCAAAAAAGATTTTATTCATTATAAAGCACAAAAAAATCACTTACTAATTTCAATATATACCAAAGCTAAttataattcaaatatcaaataaatttaatctCTCATGAAAAACACTGGATTAAGCAAAGAGAATATCCTATAAAAATTAGTAGTGGGTATactacaattaaaaaaaatggttgaaatttaaaACCTCTTTATCAAATCTAAACTTTACTTATGTTTGTATAACGATAAATCAAAGATCGAGAATAAGAACCAACATACATTTTAAGATTAGATCTTTCAACATCCTTAACACCGTAGAAGTAAAACAAATTAATTgtgacataaaaaataataatctcaATATGAAACACTAAATAAAAACATCCTTTAAATCTTTGCACAATTTTTTCCTTTGACAGTTTTGGTCAATATATTAGTTAATTATCGATCAGTTAAACCGATTAAATCGATAATCAATTAATATATTAGTCAAATAAAGAGATTAAACTGGTCtaaaaaaacatttcaaaatctataaaaagaataaacaaatttttttaataatttttaatttttaaaatttttacatttagTTATTAAACTGACAATTTGATGAATTGAACCCCCGGTCTTAACTGGGGGAAGTAGCAAAAGGGGAATGAATCACGTGGAAGTTAGAAGCAGAATGGGGCCGGCGGCGTCAGTTAAACTCAAACTAAACCACAAACTTCTCATTCTCAAATCTCACtcccatatatatacacttataaaTCCTTGCTGTTTTTGGGGTTTATGCTCATTTTGATTTAAGAATCCATCGATAGAGACGTATAGAGTTGATAGAGAAGCCTTAATTTCATAACCACCCACACTGCAAACAACAGTCAAAGCtgattataaaatgcttcttttctTTTGAGTGAAAACAAAAAAGGTAACAAAAATGCCCGTTGCGGAGCTGAAAGAGAGGCACGCCGCGGCGATTGAGGCAGTGAACGATCTTAGAGAGCGATTGAAGCAGAGACGCCAGCAGTTGCTCGACACTGACGGTCACAAATTacattctttttctttgttttattactgttttattttatttggaaattTGAGAATGTGGCTCTGAGATCTGTTTGGGATTTTGGGTAGTGGCCGGATATGCAAGATCGCAAGGGAGGAGTCAAGTTACTTTTGGCCCAACCGATCTGGTTTGCTGTAGGACCTTGCAAGGTCATACCGGCAAggtacatatttaaaaaaaaaaaacttgaattgcTTTCGAAATTGTGTTTTTGTTCTTCTTCTCCGTTTGCTAAATATTTCTTTCTTgcaaatttatttaatacataactTGGAGACGAACGGATTTCAATTTTTAAGTTGCTTCTTGCTATGTAGCTAACTGATTTGTAGGTAGAAAAATGGTGGTTTGGGAAGTGGGATCCTCTAATGCAAAATTCCCTTTTCCATTATTATTTGCTGAAATGGGAAGAAAACAACTTCTAGGTTAAAGCAAATCAGCATTTTGATCATTTGGACAAATATAACCCCGTTGGTTTTACAGAATGATGCACAAAATCAACTTAAAACTTGAGTAAATTGTATCACTTGTCTATTGACTATATATGATGTgctatatttgactttgattttcCAAGAAAAATGCAGGTATACTCATTAGATTGGACACCAGAACGAGATCGAATTGTCAGTGCCTCTCAGGATGGACGCTTAATCGTGTGGAATGCTCAAACGAGCCAGAAAACTCATGCCATAAAGCTGCCTTGTGCATGGGTTATGACGTGTGCTTTTTCCCCAACGGGTCAATCTGTTGCCTGCGGTGGTCTTGATAGTATGTGTTCTATTTTCAACTTGAATTCAGCAACAGACAGGGATGGAAACCTTCCCGTATCAGTAACCCTTAATGGGCACAAGGGCTATGTTTCCTGTTGTCAGTACGTCCCCGATGAAGACATTCACATTATTACGAGTTCCGGTGATCAGACATGTGTGCTATGGGATATTACAACAGGTCTCAGAACTACTGTTTTCGGGGGAGAGTTCCAATCTGGGCATACTGCTGATGTACTGAGGTATTTTAGTTGTTCCTTTTTTTGGTAAACTTATATATTGTAttagccttttttttttaataataactgCGTCCAATGACAATTCTTTCTCTGGTATCTTTACAATATCATGCAAAATGTTCATCTAGAAGTTTGAGAAAATATACTGGCCTTTGTGAATCGATCGTAAGGAAAGTAACAAGTTAGTGATTCACAATGGGGTGCTTTGGTATTGTCATGAACTGGCGTGGCGATGAATTTGCATTGGAAAAGTTTCCAATAACTGCTGGGTTGTAACCTTGAGGAAGCCTGAACCTCAGTTTTGTATATGATATTTATCTCTGATTAAATTGTTCTGCTTTTATTAGACATATGATGGACCCTATGTCTATGATCAATGAAGTTCATGTTCACAAGAAGTGTAATGCTATAGAAACTTCTTATGAAagataatgaaatttttatttaacaatgtTACCTTTTTTCATTCTTTCAGTGTCTCAATAAATGGAGCAAACTCAAGAGTGTTTGTTTCTGGTTCGTGTGATGGAACTGCCCGACTATGGGATACTCGTGTTGCAAGCCGAGCAATGCGTACGTTTCAGGGTCATGAGGGTGATGTTAACACCGTGAAGTTCTTTCCAGATGGCAATAGGTTTGGAACTGGATCAGATGACGGAACTTGCAGGTTGTTTGATATCAGAAATGGCCACCAGTTGCAAGTATACTATCAGCAACATAGCGATAAGGAGGTTCCACTTGTGACCTCGATTGCATTCTCCATATCCGGAAGACTCCTTTTTGC carries:
- the LOC107894229 gene encoding guanine nucleotide-binding protein subunit beta-2, encoding MPVAELKERHAAAIEAVNDLRERLKQRRQQLLDTDVAGYARSQGRSQVTFGPTDLVCCRTLQGHTGKVYSLDWTPERDRIVSASQDGRLIVWNAQTSQKTHAIKLPCAWVMTCAFSPTGQSVACGGLDSMCSIFNLNSATDRDGNLPVSVTLNGHKGYVSCCQYVPDEDIHIITSSGDQTCVLWDITTGLRTTVFGGEFQSGHTADVLSVSINGANSRVFVSGSCDGTARLWDTRVASRAMRTFQGHEGDVNTVKFFPDGNRFGTGSDDGTCRLFDIRNGHQLQVYYQQHSDKEVPLVTSIAFSISGRLLFAGYSNGDCYVWDTLLARVVLNLGSVQNSHENRISCLGLSADGSSLCTGSWDTNLKIWAFGGHRKVI